In Rhodothermus marinus DSM 4252, a single genomic region encodes these proteins:
- the menC gene encoding o-succinylbenzoate synthase, protein MPECTWRLFRFSLPLAMPLPSGASVRQGWLVQLQGAGATGWGEVAPLPGFSRETPEAAFRALQVLLPRLTSVPEASTFAEWAETVAPLLADAPASVRWGLELALASWQAARVEKRLDTWLASDPLPVISINALVPTNWQAHPECLATIRAAGYRTVKVKVSGHAPGEAARCVRQLRDMLGGEITLRVDANRAWTLREALAFAEAVADLEIAYIEEPLRDPEKLQEFVQRSPVPVALDETLAEQPGTPLHRWEGVAAVVLKPLLLGGLLSAWRRAEEARALGMAVVWSAAFETGIGTRGLLALAAASRSTEAAGLDPYRWLADDVVHPRLALQPEMPVGEALTGPWRPNPVVLETIDVAA, encoded by the coding sequence ATGCCCGAATGCACCTGGCGCCTGTTTCGCTTCAGCCTGCCGCTGGCGATGCCGCTACCGTCCGGTGCATCGGTGCGACAGGGCTGGCTGGTGCAGCTTCAGGGAGCAGGCGCAACGGGCTGGGGCGAGGTGGCCCCGTTGCCGGGCTTCAGCCGCGAGACGCCGGAGGCAGCCTTTCGGGCGCTGCAGGTGTTGCTGCCACGTCTGACTTCCGTGCCGGAAGCTTCCACGTTTGCAGAATGGGCCGAAACCGTGGCGCCGCTGCTGGCCGACGCGCCGGCTTCGGTGCGGTGGGGGCTGGAGCTGGCGCTTGCCAGCTGGCAGGCCGCCCGCGTGGAAAAACGACTGGACACCTGGCTGGCGTCCGATCCGTTGCCTGTGATTTCGATTAATGCGCTGGTACCGACGAACTGGCAGGCGCATCCCGAGTGCCTGGCAACGATTCGGGCGGCCGGATACCGGACGGTCAAAGTCAAGGTAAGCGGACATGCACCGGGAGAAGCGGCGCGGTGCGTGCGGCAGCTCCGGGACATGCTGGGCGGCGAGATAACGCTGCGGGTGGACGCGAACCGGGCCTGGACGCTGCGCGAAGCGCTGGCGTTTGCTGAGGCGGTGGCCGATCTGGAAATTGCCTACATCGAAGAGCCGCTGCGTGACCCGGAGAAGCTTCAGGAATTTGTGCAGCGGAGTCCGGTGCCGGTGGCGCTCGACGAAACGCTGGCCGAGCAACCGGGGACGCCGCTGCACCGCTGGGAAGGGGTAGCAGCCGTGGTGCTGAAGCCGTTGCTGCTGGGGGGCCTGCTGAGCGCCTGGCGTCGTGCCGAAGAAGCCAGAGCGCTGGGAATGGCCGTGGTCTGGAGCGCGGCCTTCGAGACCGGCATCGGCACGCGCGGATTGCTGGCACTGGCGGCCGCTTCCCGGAGCACCGAAGCGGCCGGACTGGATCCCTACCGCTGGCTGGCCGACGATGTGGTGCATCCCCGCCTGGCACTGCAACCGGAAATGCCGGTGGGTGAAGCGTTAACCGGCCCCTGGCGTCCTAACCCGGTCGTACTGGAGACGATCGATGTCGCCGCGTGA
- the menE gene encoding o-succinylbenzoate--CoA ligase, whose product MSPREISCPLFRWSQETPDRPLVRLPSGPITAAALEERVRRAVVRLQNEGVGPGDRIGLWLDDPVATLTILLALWRLRAVACLLSTRLPDIGLDAPIRQVGLQALITDRPCVTTLPCWHPEALQDAPPTVPKAPPRLTLDQHATVFFTSGSTGVPKGVLHTIGNHLYSARGVAVHLELRRGDRWLLVLPLYHVGGMGVVARCLLVGAEIVIPERRAPLGRALVRYAPTHASLVHTQLWRLLRETESPPPWTLRAVLLGGSAIPEEVLQEGTARGWPLHTSYGLTEMASTVTATPPGASLELLRTSGRVLPYRELKIGPDGAILVRGPVRFAGYLENGRLHRPFDEAGWFDTGDLGWLDEAGYLHVEGRRDNRFISGGENIQPEAIERALLRLPGIAEAVVVPVPDPEFGERPAAFVRTEGERWEPDRWRAELRRALPGFMVPVAFWPWPELPDGGIKASRRLLKEEARRRWRPSEDMG is encoded by the coding sequence ATGTCGCCGCGTGAGATAAGCTGCCCGCTCTTCCGGTGGAGTCAGGAGACGCCGGATCGTCCGCTGGTGCGGCTCCCGTCCGGGCCGATCACGGCGGCCGCGCTGGAGGAACGGGTCCGGCGTGCAGTTGTGCGTCTGCAGAACGAAGGCGTGGGACCGGGGGATCGGATCGGGCTCTGGCTGGACGACCCCGTCGCCACGCTGACGATCCTGCTGGCGCTCTGGCGCCTGCGGGCCGTGGCCTGCCTGCTGAGTACGCGCCTGCCGGATATCGGACTCGACGCGCCGATCCGCCAGGTCGGTCTGCAGGCATTGATCACCGATCGGCCGTGCGTGACGACGTTGCCCTGCTGGCACCCGGAAGCGCTGCAGGACGCTCCGCCGACTGTCCCGAAAGCACCGCCGCGCCTGACGCTGGATCAGCACGCCACCGTCTTTTTTACCTCGGGCAGTACCGGCGTGCCCAAAGGGGTGCTGCACACGATCGGCAACCACCTTTACAGCGCGCGTGGGGTGGCTGTGCATCTGGAGTTGCGCCGGGGCGATCGCTGGCTGCTGGTGCTGCCGCTTTACCACGTGGGCGGCATGGGCGTGGTCGCTCGTTGTCTGCTGGTCGGTGCCGAGATCGTGATCCCGGAGCGACGGGCGCCGCTCGGCCGGGCGCTGGTCCGCTATGCGCCCACGCACGCTTCGCTGGTGCATACGCAACTCTGGCGGCTGCTGCGCGAGACTGAAAGCCCACCGCCCTGGACGCTGCGGGCGGTGCTGCTGGGCGGCAGCGCCATCCCGGAGGAGGTGTTGCAGGAAGGGACAGCGCGGGGCTGGCCGCTGCATACCAGCTACGGCCTGACCGAAATGGCTTCGACCGTCACGGCCACGCCGCCCGGTGCTTCGCTGGAGTTGCTGCGAACCTCCGGACGTGTGCTGCCCTATCGGGAACTGAAGATCGGCCCGGACGGGGCCATCCTGGTGCGCGGGCCGGTGCGGTTTGCTGGCTATCTGGAGAACGGCCGGTTGCACCGACCCTTCGACGAAGCCGGCTGGTTCGACACGGGCGACCTGGGGTGGCTGGACGAGGCGGGCTATTTGCACGTGGAAGGGCGGCGCGACAACCGATTCATCTCCGGCGGCGAAAACATTCAGCCCGAGGCGATCGAACGGGCCCTGCTGCGCCTTCCCGGTATTGCCGAGGCCGTCGTCGTACCCGTGCCTGATCCGGAGTTCGGCGAGCGTCCGGCTGCTTTCGTGCGAACAGAGGGAGAGCGGTGGGAGCCCGACCGCTGGCGGGCGGAGCTGCGCCGGGCGCTGCCGGGCTTCATGGTGCCGGTGGCGTTCTGGCCCTGGCCCGAATTGCCGGACGGAGGCATCAAGGCGTCTCGACGGCTCCTGAAAGAAGAAGCCCGGCGGCGGTGGCGGCCGTCGGAAGATATGGGATAG
- a CDS encoding xanthine dehydrogenase family protein molybdopterin-binding subunit encodes MSGFDLWEYIEARRNPLRLSRRAFLKVGMAATGGLLVGGLVPRIGSGKEDDTPAELNPYVQVDPDGTVRIYVPKSEMGQGVRTSLAMLVAEELDADWEQVRVEQAPLDPKYGSLGTGGSSSVRTRWRELREAGAMARALLVEAAARRWGVDPARCRTEQGRVLHPNGRDVLRYGELAAEAARLEPPASVRLKDPASFRLIGRPQHGVDVPDIVTGRATYGIDVRVPGMLVASIEHCPYIGGRLLRYDDTAARQVPGVRAVVEVPALGSGVYRVRPGVAVIAENTWAAFRGRQALRIEWEPGDAERHSSAAYLEQMQTLAAEPGQVVRERGSVETALSQGSRRLEATYVLPFLAHAPMEPVNAVAHVEGDRCTVWAPTQTPEWAARGVAEVLGIPERNVRVFITLLGGGFGRRLMDDYAVEAAYLSKAVGAPVQVVWTREDDLQFDFYRPMAVHRIEAALDAEGRPLAWYHRLVSTSIRAALEGPEAPDQHRSEVGGADLLPYRVPNWRLEYRPFQSPIFRGWWRSVEHTHTAFAVESFIDELAAAAGRDPLAYRLELFDMEARSEGGGWAPPYEPARLRRVLELAAEKAGWGRPLPEGHGLGIACHWAFASYAAEVVEASVDDDGQVHVHRVVVVLDCGRVVNPSGAEAQVISGVLDGLWTALRAEVVLDGGRVVSSNFDNYPLLRQHEVPPAIEVHFVESEADPTGLGEPPVPPVAPALANAIFAATGRRIHRLPIRPEMLRG; translated from the coding sequence ATGAGTGGCTTCGACCTCTGGGAATACATCGAAGCGCGACGCAATCCGCTCAGGCTCAGCCGCCGCGCGTTCCTGAAGGTAGGGATGGCCGCCACAGGTGGACTGCTTGTCGGCGGACTGGTCCCGCGTATCGGCAGTGGGAAGGAAGACGATACTCCGGCCGAACTGAACCCGTACGTGCAGGTCGATCCGGACGGGACGGTGCGCATCTACGTGCCCAAGTCGGAGATGGGCCAGGGCGTGCGCACCTCGCTGGCCATGCTGGTGGCCGAGGAGCTGGACGCCGACTGGGAGCAGGTGCGTGTGGAGCAGGCCCCGCTCGATCCGAAATACGGCAGCCTGGGAACGGGTGGCAGTAGCAGCGTGCGCACGCGCTGGCGGGAGCTGCGCGAGGCCGGCGCCATGGCGCGGGCGCTGCTCGTCGAGGCGGCCGCTCGGCGCTGGGGCGTCGATCCGGCCCGCTGTCGCACGGAGCAGGGAAGGGTGTTGCACCCGAACGGCCGCGACGTGTTGCGCTACGGTGAGTTGGCCGCCGAGGCGGCCCGCCTGGAGCCGCCGGCTTCGGTGCGTCTGAAAGACCCGGCCAGCTTTCGGCTGATCGGCCGGCCTCAGCACGGCGTGGACGTTCCCGACATCGTTACGGGACGGGCCACCTACGGCATCGACGTGCGCGTGCCGGGTATGCTCGTGGCCAGCATCGAGCACTGCCCGTACATCGGCGGACGGCTGTTGCGCTACGACGACACGGCCGCCCGCCAGGTGCCGGGCGTGCGCGCCGTCGTCGAGGTGCCGGCGCTCGGGTCGGGCGTCTATCGGGTGCGACCCGGCGTGGCGGTGATCGCCGAAAACACCTGGGCAGCCTTCCGGGGGCGGCAGGCGCTGCGTATCGAGTGGGAGCCGGGCGACGCCGAACGGCACAGCTCGGCGGCTTACCTGGAGCAGATGCAGACCCTGGCCGCCGAACCGGGTCAGGTCGTGCGTGAACGCGGATCGGTCGAAACGGCCCTGTCGCAGGGAAGCCGTCGCCTCGAAGCGACCTACGTGTTGCCCTTCCTGGCGCATGCGCCCATGGAGCCGGTCAACGCGGTGGCGCACGTCGAGGGCGACCGGTGCACGGTCTGGGCACCTACGCAGACGCCCGAATGGGCGGCCCGGGGCGTTGCCGAGGTGCTGGGCATCCCCGAGCGTAACGTGCGCGTCTTCATCACGCTGCTGGGGGGCGGCTTTGGCCGGCGGCTCATGGACGACTACGCCGTCGAAGCGGCCTACCTGTCGAAAGCCGTGGGCGCGCCCGTGCAGGTGGTCTGGACCCGCGAAGACGACCTGCAATTCGATTTCTACCGGCCCATGGCCGTGCATCGCATCGAGGCCGCGCTCGACGCGGAGGGCAGACCGCTGGCCTGGTACCATCGGCTGGTGTCTACATCGATCCGGGCAGCGCTGGAGGGTCCTGAAGCGCCCGACCAGCACCGCTCGGAAGTCGGCGGAGCGGACCTGTTGCCCTATCGTGTGCCGAACTGGCGCCTGGAATACCGGCCGTTCCAGAGCCCGATCTTTCGCGGCTGGTGGCGGTCGGTCGAGCACACGCACACGGCCTTTGCCGTCGAAAGCTTCATCGACGAGCTGGCGGCGGCCGCCGGGCGCGATCCGCTGGCCTACCGTCTGGAGCTGTTCGACATGGAGGCGCGAAGCGAAGGAGGCGGCTGGGCACCCCCTTACGAGCCGGCCCGCCTGCGGCGCGTGCTGGAACTGGCGGCCGAGAAGGCCGGCTGGGGACGCCCGCTGCCCGAAGGGCACGGACTGGGCATCGCCTGCCACTGGGCATTTGCCAGCTATGCGGCGGAGGTGGTCGAAGCGTCTGTGGACGACGACGGGCAGGTGCACGTGCACCGCGTCGTGGTCGTGCTGGACTGCGGCCGCGTCGTCAACCCGAGTGGCGCCGAAGCCCAGGTGATCAGCGGGGTGCTCGACGGCCTGTGGACGGCACTCCGGGCCGAGGTTGTGCTGGACGGCGGCCGGGTCGTTTCGTCCAACTTCGACAACTACCCGCTCCTGCGCCAGCACGAAGTGCCGCCGGCGATCGAAGTCCACTTCGTGGAGAGCGAGGCGGACCCGACCGGACTGGGCGAACCGCCCGTGCCACCCGTTGCGCCCGCGCTGGCCAACGCGATCTTTGCCGCCACGGGCCGCCGGATCCACCGGCTACCCATCCGGCCCGAAATGCTCCGTGGCTGA
- a CDS encoding (2Fe-2S)-binding protein encodes MARFELLVNGTRHTVDVPPDMPLLWVLRDVLGLTGTKFGCGKALCGACTVHLSGTPVRSCVLPVSAVVGQPITTIEGLDPEGNHPLQRAWRELNVPQCGYCQAGQLMTAAALLRQNPNPTDDDIIAAMGGNLCRCGTYHRIRQAIHRAAEIMRQEGTQ; translated from the coding sequence ATGGCACGCTTTGAATTGCTGGTCAACGGAACCCGTCACACGGTCGACGTGCCGCCGGATATGCCGCTGCTCTGGGTGCTGCGGGATGTGCTGGGGCTGACGGGCACCAAGTTCGGCTGTGGCAAGGCACTCTGCGGCGCCTGCACGGTGCATCTGAGCGGCACGCCGGTGCGCTCGTGCGTGTTGCCGGTCTCGGCCGTGGTCGGACAACCCATTACGACGATCGAAGGGCTGGATCCGGAAGGGAATCACCCGCTGCAGCGGGCCTGGCGTGAGCTGAACGTGCCGCAATGCGGCTATTGCCAGGCCGGTCAGCTTATGACGGCCGCCGCGCTACTGCGGCAGAACCCGAATCCCACCGACGACGACATCATCGCCGCCATGGGCGGCAATCTGTGCCGTTGCGGCACCTATCATCGGATCCGTCAGGCGATTCATCGGGCCGCGGAAATCATGCGGCAGGAGGGTACGCAATGA
- a CDS encoding 1,4-dihydroxy-2-naphthoate polyprenyltransferase, producing MKEAVPEKQEGKRIMPDGFGSTASVPALPRWRVWVLAARPKTLAAAVAPVLMGTAMAWADGGFHLPSAFFALIGALLIQIGTNFANDYADYLKGADTATRKGPLRVTAAGLVTPEAMRRATTLTFALAVVAGLYLIWRGGWPVLAIGLLSILFGILYTSGRYALAYLGLGELFVLIFFGPVAVGGTYYVQTLTITREVLLMGLAPGLISTGILLVNNVRDIEEDRQAGKRTPVVRFGRTFGVGLYAFCLFSALLLPVVWYLLTYRHGGAMAVLALLPASVRAIRTLALERDGAVLNALLAATGRLLLLYSLLFSIGWILT from the coding sequence GTGAAGGAGGCCGTCCCCGAAAAGCAGGAAGGCAAACGCATCATGCCGGACGGATTCGGTTCGACGGCCTCGGTGCCGGCACTGCCGCGCTGGCGCGTCTGGGTGCTGGCCGCCCGCCCCAAGACGCTGGCCGCGGCCGTCGCGCCTGTGCTCATGGGTACGGCCATGGCCTGGGCCGACGGTGGCTTTCACCTGCCCTCGGCGTTTTTTGCGCTGATCGGCGCGCTGCTGATCCAGATCGGGACGAACTTCGCCAACGACTATGCCGACTACCTGAAGGGCGCCGATACGGCCACGCGCAAGGGACCACTGCGGGTGACGGCGGCAGGCCTGGTGACGCCCGAGGCCATGCGACGCGCCACCACGCTGACGTTCGCGCTGGCCGTCGTGGCCGGCCTCTACCTGATCTGGCGGGGTGGCTGGCCCGTGCTGGCGATCGGATTGCTTTCGATCCTGTTCGGCATCCTGTACACGAGCGGTCGCTATGCGCTGGCCTATCTGGGGCTGGGTGAGCTTTTCGTGCTCATCTTTTTCGGGCCGGTGGCCGTGGGCGGTACCTATTACGTGCAGACGCTCACAATCACGCGCGAAGTGCTGCTGATGGGGCTGGCGCCGGGGCTGATTTCGACGGGCATCCTGCTGGTGAACAACGTCCGGGACATCGAGGAAGACCGCCAAGCAGGCAAACGGACGCCCGTGGTGCGCTTCGGACGGACGTTTGGCGTGGGACTGTATGCTTTCTGTCTGTTCAGCGCGCTGCTTCTGCCGGTCGTCTGGTATCTGCTCACCTACCGGCATGGCGGGGCGATGGCGGTGTTGGCGCTGTTGCCGGCCAGCGTGCGCGCCATCCGGACGCTGGCGCTTGAGCGGGACGGTGCCGTGCTGAACGCGCTCCTGGCGGCTACCGGACGCCTGCTCCTGCTCTACAGTCTGCTGTTCTCGATCGGGTGGATTCTGACCTGA